A single genomic interval of Trinickia acidisoli harbors:
- a CDS encoding DUF3501 family protein: MVISSNSLLTLEAYAKVRDRTRAQVIAHKKTRCVRLGNHLTFLFEDETTIRYQIQEMLHIEKIFDEAGIAAELEAYLPLVPDGSNLKATMQIEYENEAERRAALTRLIGIEDHVYIRVGEEPSVYAIADEDLERENSEKTSAVHFLRFELTDSMKIALRAGEPVQLGCDHPNYPVPPCHIDDTVAQALCADLE, translated from the coding sequence ATGGTCATCTCAAGCAATTCCCTATTGACCTTGGAAGCTTATGCCAAAGTTCGCGATAGGACGCGCGCTCAGGTCATCGCGCATAAGAAGACACGATGCGTTCGGCTCGGCAATCATCTGACTTTTTTGTTCGAGGACGAGACGACGATCAGGTATCAGATACAAGAAATGCTTCATATCGAAAAAATTTTCGATGAGGCGGGAATTGCTGCCGAATTAGAGGCGTATTTACCGCTCGTGCCCGATGGTAGTAATTTGAAAGCAACGATGCAGATTGAGTATGAAAACGAGGCGGAACGGCGTGCGGCCCTTACACGGCTAATCGGCATCGAAGATCACGTGTATATCCGCGTCGGTGAAGAACCTTCTGTCTACGCGATCGCCGACGAGGATCTCGAGCGAGAGAACAGTGAAAAAACTTCCGCTGTGCATTTTCTTCGTTTCGAATTGACCGATTCGATGAAGATTGCGCTGCGTGCCGGCGAACCGGTGCAGTTGGGCTGCGACCACCCCAACTACCCCGTCCCGCCCTGCCACATCGACGATACGGTCGCGCAAGCCTTGTGTGCCGATCTCGAATAA
- a CDS encoding heterodisulfide reductase-related iron-sulfur binding cluster, with protein MPHKEGNLEAPTRHPLDWRAPDFYDQASIDTELARVFDICAGCRRCVSLCGAFPTLFDLVDETDSGEAHDVDRGAFPKVVDQCYLCDLCYMTKCPYVPPHPWNVDFPHLMLRAKAARYQRGDVPLRDKVLSNTDALGHFAGIPIVTQAVNAVNGTKPARVAVEATLGVDRNAWLPPFAPRKFRPHAKASPDAPVRDGERTPGKVAIYATCYVNFNEPGIGHDLLAVLEHNEVPYVLVDKEACCGMPLLEQGNLEGVAAKMEKNIPTLARYAREGYALMAAIPSCVLMYKQELPLMFPDDADVRAVADAFWDPFEYFVSRHRDGFLKTDFKHALGTVSYHVPCHGRVQNLGRKTYDTLSLIPGTELKVVERCSGHAGTFGVKKEFHATAMRIGTPVFKAMAESSPAYISSDCQLAGHHIEQGISESGATSAPLSHPLALLRKAYGI; from the coding sequence ATGCCCCATAAAGAAGGCAATCTCGAGGCGCCCACGCGTCATCCGCTCGATTGGCGTGCTCCCGACTTTTACGATCAAGCGTCGATCGACACAGAGTTGGCCCGCGTATTCGACATCTGTGCCGGGTGCCGGCGCTGCGTGTCGCTATGCGGCGCGTTTCCCACACTATTCGATCTCGTCGACGAAACGGACAGCGGCGAAGCGCACGACGTCGATCGCGGTGCGTTTCCGAAGGTCGTCGATCAATGCTATCTGTGCGACCTCTGCTATATGACGAAATGTCCGTACGTGCCGCCGCATCCGTGGAACGTGGACTTTCCGCATCTCATGCTGCGCGCCAAGGCGGCGCGCTATCAGCGCGGCGACGTCCCCTTGCGCGACAAGGTGCTGTCGAATACCGATGCGCTCGGCCATTTCGCCGGCATTCCGATCGTCACGCAAGCGGTCAACGCCGTGAACGGAACGAAGCCCGCGCGCGTCGCGGTGGAAGCAACGCTAGGCGTGGACCGCAATGCCTGGCTTCCGCCGTTCGCGCCGCGCAAGTTTCGCCCGCATGCGAAGGCGTCGCCCGACGCGCCCGTGCGGGACGGCGAACGTACGCCGGGCAAGGTCGCGATCTACGCGACGTGCTACGTCAATTTCAACGAGCCCGGCATCGGCCATGACCTGCTTGCCGTGCTCGAACACAACGAGGTTCCGTATGTGCTCGTCGATAAGGAGGCGTGTTGCGGCATGCCGCTACTCGAGCAAGGCAACCTCGAAGGCGTCGCCGCGAAAATGGAGAAGAACATTCCCACGCTCGCTCGCTATGCGCGCGAGGGCTATGCGTTGATGGCCGCGATTCCGAGCTGCGTGCTGATGTATAAGCAGGAACTGCCGTTGATGTTTCCCGACGATGCCGACGTGCGCGCCGTTGCCGATGCGTTCTGGGACCCGTTCGAGTATTTCGTCTCGCGACATCGCGACGGCTTTTTGAAGACGGACTTCAAGCACGCGCTCGGCACGGTGTCCTATCACGTGCCCTGTCATGGACGCGTGCAGAACCTCGGCCGGAAAACCTACGACACGCTTTCATTGATACCCGGCACCGAACTCAAAGTGGTCGAACGTTGTTCGGGACATGCTGGCACGTTTGGCGTGAAGAAGGAATTTCATGCCACGGCGATGCGGATCGGCACGCCGGTTTTCAAGGCGATGGCAGAATCTTCACCCGCTTATATTTCATCTGATTGTCAACTCGCGGGGCATCACATCGAGCAAGGGATCAGCGAAAGCGGGGCGACGAGCGCGCCGCTTTCGCATCCATTGGCGTTGTTGCGCAAGGCCTACGGGATCTAA
- a CDS encoding rubrerythrin family protein, which yields MAQLKGSKTEDNLKAAFAGESQANRRYLYFAAKADVEGQNDVAALFRSTAEGETGHAHGHLEYLEAVGDPATGLPFGSSRQNLQSAIAGETHEYTDMYPGMAKTARDEGFDEIANWFETLAKAERSHANRYTKALEALSD from the coding sequence ATGGCTCAGTTGAAAGGCTCCAAGACGGAAGACAATCTCAAGGCGGCGTTTGCCGGCGAATCGCAAGCTAATCGTCGGTATCTGTACTTCGCGGCGAAAGCCGACGTGGAAGGTCAAAACGATGTGGCCGCGTTGTTCCGCTCGACCGCGGAAGGCGAAACGGGACACGCGCACGGGCACCTGGAATATCTCGAAGCCGTAGGTGATCCCGCTACGGGCCTTCCTTTCGGTAGTTCCCGGCAAAATCTACAATCGGCCATCGCAGGCGAGACGCACGAATATACGGACATGTACCCCGGTATGGCGAAGACCGCGCGGGATGAAGGTTTCGACGAGATCGCCAACTGGTTCGAAACGCTTGCGAAAGCGGAACGCAGCCACGCGAATCGCTACACCAAGGCGCTCGAGGCACTGTCGGATTGA
- a CDS encoding acyl-CoA dehydrogenase family protein, protein MPVSRDFGGAGCNGLEFVAAFEALAGTMRSLGFAMAAANQATLIDCIHSMGTREQQIALLPRLLDGEPGATAISERGTGTEIRALQARLTGDKHGYRLNGHKYNISLAPDASIILVAARYDDDARTHTSLVLLDAALPGIVRSGPQGTLGVRDLPIGDLQFDDVPVDRQRVLGAPRDGLKWLMHIASMNRAYFALSCASVVRPFLADALAYAAERKILDVPIDAHQYVQRRLVDVRMRAERSRWMALAALGQWLHGDPDALESCSIAKITAAQDLTQSAIDLLALHGSDGYRYGALSTFVTDALAMVSAGGTEEMHRRNVFAQMQRRRERDMKTAVYTPAVEDTAETSAESA, encoded by the coding sequence GTGCCCGTTTCTCGCGACTTCGGCGGTGCAGGCTGCAATGGGCTCGAATTCGTCGCGGCGTTCGAGGCGTTGGCCGGCACGATGCGCTCGCTCGGCTTTGCCATGGCGGCGGCCAATCAAGCAACATTGATTGATTGCATCCACTCGATGGGAACACGCGAACAGCAGATCGCGCTATTGCCTCGTTTGCTCGACGGCGAACCGGGCGCGACCGCGATCTCCGAGCGCGGCACGGGCACGGAGATCCGCGCACTGCAAGCGAGATTGACGGGCGACAAACACGGCTACCGGCTCAACGGACACAAATACAACATCAGCCTTGCGCCCGACGCATCGATCATCCTCGTGGCCGCGCGTTATGACGACGATGCGCGTACCCATACGAGCCTCGTGCTGCTCGACGCGGCATTGCCCGGCATCGTGCGCAGCGGCCCGCAGGGCACGCTGGGCGTGCGCGACCTTCCGATCGGTGATCTTCAGTTCGACGACGTGCCCGTCGATCGCCAACGCGTTCTCGGCGCGCCGCGCGACGGGCTCAAATGGCTGATGCATATCGCGTCCATGAATCGTGCGTATTTCGCGTTGTCGTGTGCAAGCGTCGTGCGGCCCTTTCTAGCCGATGCGCTCGCTTATGCCGCCGAGCGCAAGATCCTCGACGTACCGATCGATGCGCATCAGTATGTGCAACGCAGGCTCGTCGACGTGCGCATGCGTGCCGAACGATCGCGCTGGATGGCGCTTGCCGCACTGGGGCAATGGTTGCACGGAGATCCCGATGCCTTGGAGAGCTGCTCGATCGCGAAAATCACCGCCGCGCAAGACTTGACGCAGTCGGCCATCGATCTATTGGCGCTCCACGGCAGCGACGGCTATCGATACGGTGCGCTCTCCACATTCGTTACCGATGCGCTGGCGATGGTCAGCGCCGGTGGGACCGAGGAGATGCATCGAAGAAATGTGTTCGCTCAGATGCAGCGGCGGCGCGAGCGCGACATGAAAACGGCGGTCTACACGCCAGCCGTGGAAGACACCGCGGAAACATCGGCGGAGTCGGCCTAA
- a CDS encoding beta-glucosidase, translated as MPIKRLSLAIASVALCALAQTVSHAADSAANNAFTSDMASRRADALVKQMTLDEKLQLIHSEYQMSAVPGGGAGYIQGVPRLGIPDIDMVDSATGSGSTVQPSTTFPATIALAASWDLNLSYQFGATIARQLREQGFAMGLGGGTNLAREARDGRMFEFLGEDPVLAGEMLAARTRATQDNKVIATIKHYVGNEQETNRGGGNDTIDERTLRELYLLPFELAVEQAHPGSVMCSYNKVNGTYACENAHVLDDVLKGDWHFKGQVQSDWGATHSTAAAINAGLDEEEDVGPTVYLTPAFVKQALANHQITQARLDDMVRRKLYVMIRTGVMDDPPKSGETIDFGAARQFAQYAEEQSIVLLKNRDNQLPLNASSVKRIAVIGGHADVGVITGGGSGDTRDPVTGAFPGCGGLTLPTSTGCGWWPNPWIKLPTPIVTAIRNLAPNATVTFAGSEDMQSPFRAYTQPEIDAAVNLARQSDVAIVFVTQASGEGFGELNSLALANPSNQDALVEAVAQVNPHVVVVVESGNPVLMPWKDRVSAIVEAWFPGEGGGNAIANVLFGKVDPSGKLPVTFPVRDADTPTWNNGTIAPNPVYSEGLEMGYRWYDAEHIQPMFPFGHGLSYTHFAYSDLRVLQHANHSATVSFTLRNDGAVAGAEVPQVYLADLSDPVEPPKRLVGWEKVSLNPGQTQRVHVEVPAQMRRVWNTNLNEWTLATGGRFYVGASSRDIRLKEK; from the coding sequence ATGCCGATAAAACGCTTATCCCTTGCAATCGCTTCCGTCGCGCTTTGCGCTTTAGCGCAAACCGTGTCGCATGCCGCCGATTCAGCCGCGAACAACGCATTCACGAGCGATATGGCATCCCGTCGCGCCGATGCGCTCGTGAAGCAAATGACGCTCGACGAAAAGCTGCAGCTAATTCACTCGGAATATCAGATGAGCGCGGTGCCCGGCGGCGGCGCCGGCTACATTCAGGGGGTGCCGCGGCTAGGCATTCCCGACATCGATATGGTCGACTCGGCGACAGGCTCGGGTAGCACCGTTCAACCCAGCACCACGTTCCCCGCCACGATCGCACTTGCCGCAAGCTGGGACCTCAATCTTTCGTATCAATTCGGCGCCACCATTGCTCGGCAGCTCAGGGAGCAAGGCTTCGCCATGGGCCTCGGCGGTGGCACGAACCTCGCGCGCGAGGCACGCGACGGCCGGATGTTCGAATTCCTCGGCGAAGATCCCGTGCTGGCCGGCGAAATGTTGGCAGCACGGACGCGCGCCACGCAGGACAACAAGGTCATCGCAACGATCAAGCACTACGTCGGCAACGAGCAAGAAACCAATCGCGGGGGCGGCAACGATACGATCGACGAGCGCACGCTGCGCGAGCTCTATCTGCTGCCGTTCGAACTGGCGGTGGAGCAAGCGCATCCCGGCAGCGTGATGTGCAGCTACAACAAGGTCAACGGCACCTATGCATGCGAAAACGCGCACGTGCTCGACGATGTCCTGAAGGGCGACTGGCACTTCAAAGGCCAGGTTCAATCGGATTGGGGCGCGACGCATAGCACGGCGGCCGCAATCAACGCGGGCTTGGACGAGGAAGAAGACGTCGGCCCAACGGTGTACCTCACGCCTGCGTTCGTCAAGCAGGCGCTTGCCAATCATCAAATCACGCAGGCGCGGCTCGACGATATGGTGCGGCGCAAGCTGTACGTCATGATTCGCACGGGTGTGATGGACGATCCGCCGAAAAGCGGCGAGACGATCGATTTCGGTGCGGCCCGGCAGTTCGCGCAGTACGCCGAGGAGCAATCGATCGTACTCCTAAAGAATCGAGACAATCAGTTGCCGCTCAATGCGTCGAGCGTGAAGCGCATCGCTGTCATCGGCGGTCATGCGGACGTCGGCGTGATCACGGGCGGGGGCTCGGGGGATACTCGCGATCCCGTAACCGGTGCGTTTCCCGGCTGCGGCGGCTTGACGCTCCCGACTTCGACGGGGTGTGGCTGGTGGCCGAATCCCTGGATCAAGCTGCCCACGCCGATCGTGACGGCCATTCGGAATCTCGCGCCGAATGCGACGGTCACGTTTGCGGGCAGCGAAGACATGCAATCGCCGTTCAGGGCCTACACGCAACCGGAAATCGATGCGGCCGTGAACTTGGCGAGGCAATCGGACGTCGCGATCGTGTTCGTCACGCAAGCCTCGGGCGAGGGCTTCGGCGAATTGAATAGTCTTGCGCTCGCCAACCCGTCCAATCAAGACGCGCTCGTCGAGGCCGTCGCGCAGGTCAATCCGCATGTCGTCGTCGTGGTCGAGAGCGGCAATCCGGTGTTGATGCCCTGGAAGGATCGGGTGTCGGCGATCGTCGAGGCGTGGTTCCCCGGCGAAGGCGGCGGTAATGCGATCGCCAACGTGTTGTTCGGCAAGGTCGATCCTTCGGGCAAGCTGCCGGTCACGTTCCCGGTGCGCGATGCCGATACGCCGACCTGGAACAACGGTACGATCGCGCCCAATCCCGTGTACTCGGAGGGGCTCGAGATGGGCTATCGCTGGTATGACGCTGAGCACATCCAACCGATGTTCCCGTTCGGCCATGGCTTGTCGTATACGCACTTCGCTTATTCGGATCTGCGCGTTCTCCAGCATGCGAATCATTCAGCAACCGTTTCGTTCACGCTGCGCAACGATGGGGCCGTCGCCGGCGCGGAGGTCCCGCAGGTTTATCTCGCCGATCTGAGCGACCCGGTCGAGCCGCCGAAACGGCTCGTCGGATGGGAGAAGGTGAGCTTGAATCCGGGCCAAACGCAGCGTGTGCACGTGGAAGTTCCGGCGCAAATGCGCCGTGTTTGGAATACGAACCTCAATGAGTGGACGCTTGCTACGGGTGGACGGTTTTACGTTGGAGCGTCTTCGCGCGACATTCGTCTCAAAGAAAAGTAA
- a CDS encoding RDD family protein — protein sequence METPNNETAGFWRRTAAFAIDSLVLGLIGMALAILFFDVLSMIGEWGRIIGFLIGAAYFTLLEGDFGGRSQSLGKQVMRIKVMRCQAGELTRLSARQACLRYVIIAVPLVLHGIGFVDTPALQMPSMQWLTVTNGILISLWGAALFYLLAFNRPSRRSLHDLATSSVVVRETATYAVAPPPAKKHYVIMVALGALMMVTGAIANRWVASRLTNLYEVQRAVSSVPGVGQAGISTTSVRQLGSSRQSVRRIVAISVVVRNPALSPDRCFDAVGTAAFSASPDLAKHDLVTIVCARSVDLGIASWRWQAVDARTPSQWLAKLKINPAAPHS from the coding sequence ATGGAAACACCGAACAACGAAACTGCAGGCTTCTGGCGGCGCACCGCTGCCTTCGCAATCGACAGCCTTGTATTGGGCCTCATCGGGATGGCACTCGCCATTCTTTTCTTCGACGTCCTATCGATGATCGGCGAGTGGGGCCGCATAATCGGCTTCCTCATCGGTGCGGCCTACTTCACGTTGCTTGAAGGCGACTTCGGCGGCCGCAGCCAATCGCTCGGCAAGCAAGTTATGCGGATTAAGGTGATGCGGTGCCAAGCGGGCGAACTAACCCGACTAAGCGCTCGTCAGGCTTGCCTGCGATACGTGATCATCGCTGTCCCTCTCGTTCTTCACGGTATCGGCTTCGTCGACACGCCCGCGCTGCAAATGCCAAGCATGCAATGGCTAACGGTAACCAACGGTATCCTGATATCACTATGGGGTGCTGCATTGTTTTACCTACTCGCGTTCAATCGCCCGAGTCGACGTTCGTTGCATGACCTAGCGACTTCCAGCGTCGTCGTGCGTGAGACCGCGACCTACGCTGTGGCACCTCCGCCTGCAAAGAAGCACTACGTCATCATGGTGGCATTAGGCGCGCTAATGATGGTGACGGGGGCAATCGCAAACCGATGGGTTGCATCAAGATTGACGAATCTTTACGAAGTTCAGCGAGCAGTGTCATCCGTCCCTGGCGTGGGCCAGGCGGGCATCTCGACGACTAGCGTTCGACAACTCGGCTCATCGCGGCAAAGCGTTCGGAGGATAGTCGCAATTTCAGTCGTCGTGCGAAATCCCGCGCTGTCGCCCGATCGTTGTTTTGATGCTGTCGGGACAGCGGCCTTCTCAGCATCGCCGGATCTCGCAAAACATGATCTCGTGACGATCGTCTGCGCCCGCAGCGTCGATCTCGGCATTGCTTCATGGCGTTGGCAGGCTGTCGACGCGCGAACACCCAGCCAGTGGTTGGCGAAGCTGAAAATCAATCCGGCGGCACCGCATAGTTGA
- a CDS encoding DUF29 family protein codes for MRVIREVVTAKSIRFDDFTLWVDLADGRTLGVPLAWFPQLVRATPEQRSTYTLSRRGVHWECVDENISITGLLAGRGDTPNSSVGSASSVLVDAYDSDFILWACDQAAKLRSGRFDSLDVENVAEELDTLARALRRELVDRLACLLQHLAQWEYLSGVRQPAWYIAIVEERSMIPLILEDAPSLAEEWDAMYAKAWESARLGVSDSTGIIASLVPEQCPYGKAQLLSNAFWPGGHARE; via the coding sequence ATGAGGGTCATCAGGGAAGTGGTCACCGCAAAGAGCATCCGATTCGACGATTTCACGCTCTGGGTTGATCTCGCAGACGGTCGCACGCTCGGCGTACCGCTCGCGTGGTTTCCCCAGTTGGTGAGGGCAACGCCCGAACAACGCTCGACTTACACATTAAGTCGTCGTGGGGTGCACTGGGAATGCGTCGACGAGAATATTTCCATCACCGGGCTTCTCGCCGGGCGTGGAGACACGCCGAATTCCAGTGTCGGAAGTGCGTCCTCAGTGCTAGTCGATGCCTACGATTCGGACTTTATTCTCTGGGCATGTGATCAGGCCGCAAAGCTGCGGTCGGGCCGATTCGACAGCCTGGATGTCGAAAACGTTGCGGAAGAACTCGACACGCTTGCGCGCGCTCTCCGGCGGGAGCTTGTCGATCGCCTCGCCTGCCTGTTGCAACATCTCGCCCAATGGGAATACCTGAGCGGCGTGAGACAACCAGCCTGGTATATCGCGATCGTAGAAGAGCGAAGTATGATCCCGCTCATTCTTGAGGATGCTCCGAGTCTCGCCGAGGAGTGGGATGCGATGTATGCAAAAGCTTGGGAGTCGGCCAGGCTGGGCGTGTCCGACTCAACCGGGATCATCGCTTCCCTTGTGCCTGAGCAATGCCCATACGGGAAAGCGCAACTGCTTTCCAATGCATTCTGGCCTGGAGGGCACGCCCGTGAGTAA
- a CDS encoding ribbon-helix-helix domain-containing protein, translating into MNSVRWNVAVSADTDQSVRMYLASQGGGRKGDLSRFIEEAVRAHLLELSAEQAKMANVNVSEADLMAIVSEAVQWAREH; encoded by the coding sequence ATGAATTCAGTACGTTGGAACGTCGCCGTGTCGGCCGACACCGATCAGTCGGTTCGCATGTACCTTGCCTCCCAAGGCGGAGGCCGCAAGGGTGACCTCTCGCGCTTCATCGAAGAAGCCGTGCGCGCCCACCTCCTCGAACTATCGGCCGAGCAAGCCAAGATGGCCAATGTCAACGTCAGCGAAGCTGACCTGATGGCCATCGTCTCCGAGGCGGTGCAATGGGCGCGTGAACATTGA
- a CDS encoding putative toxin-antitoxin system toxin component, PIN family — MRVVLDTNILLSALISPHGSPDIIYRAWRAARFELVTSTTQLAELRRASRYPKLKAVLQPHLVGTMVNNLQRAIVLNHLVVNIETNDPNDAFLLAMAQAGDVDYLVTGDHRAGLLQRGNHGRTRIVTPAAFCAEAL; from the coding sequence ATGCGCGTCGTTCTAGATACCAATATCCTGCTGAGCGCCCTTATCTCTCCACACGGCTCGCCCGACATCATCTATCGAGCTTGGCGGGCCGCTCGCTTCGAACTCGTCACCTCAACCACACAACTCGCCGAATTGCGTCGCGCCAGCCGTTATCCGAAGCTCAAAGCCGTGTTGCAGCCGCATCTTGTCGGCACGATGGTCAACAACCTACAGCGCGCGATTGTTCTGAACCATCTGGTGGTGAACATCGAGACCAATGATCCCAACGATGCCTTTTTGCTTGCGATGGCTCAAGCCGGTGACGTGGACTACCTCGTGACCGGCGATCATCGCGCTGGGCTCTTGCAGCGCGGCAACCATGGTCGCACTCGCATTGTTACACCCGCAGCGTTCTGTGCCGAGGCGCTCTAA
- a CDS encoding IS630 family transposase, with product MKSKRTSDGRKLDHATLQAMRQQAVKAIREGQDVASVAAAYGVNERSVYRWLADFANGGQNALLAKPIPGRPSKVNAEEMRWLAQAVRDNTPLQFKFEFGLWTLSLIAALIERQFGKKLALSGVSRIMKLLGFTVQKPLYQAWQQDATLVRQWEFETYPAIRAEARAVGASIYFADESGIRSDYHTGTTWAPQGCTPVVEATGRRFSLNMISAVSAQGEFRFMVHEGAVTAVVFPEFLTRLMLGAREPVFLVVDGHPIHKAKLVQDFVKAQEGRLKLFFLPPYSPHLNPDEQVWAHVKRSVSKRLVQSKDEMKRLAIGALRRIQKLPALVKSFFRQPECQYASM from the coding sequence ATGAAATCGAAACGCACATCGGACGGCCGGAAACTGGACCACGCGACGTTGCAGGCGATGCGCCAGCAAGCGGTGAAGGCCATACGCGAAGGACAGGACGTGGCCAGTGTGGCGGCGGCCTACGGGGTGAACGAACGCAGCGTGTATCGTTGGCTGGCCGATTTCGCCAACGGCGGTCAAAACGCGTTGCTGGCCAAGCCGATACCGGGGCGGCCGTCCAAGGTCAATGCCGAAGAGATGCGCTGGCTGGCACAAGCGGTGCGAGACAATACTCCACTGCAGTTCAAGTTCGAATTCGGGCTGTGGACGCTGTCGCTGATTGCCGCGCTCATTGAGCGGCAGTTCGGCAAAAAGCTGGCGCTTTCCGGGGTGAGCCGCATCATGAAGCTGTTGGGCTTCACGGTGCAAAAGCCCCTGTATCAGGCGTGGCAACAGGACGCGACGCTCGTTCGGCAGTGGGAGTTCGAAACCTACCCGGCGATTCGAGCCGAGGCACGAGCCGTTGGCGCGAGCATCTACTTTGCCGATGAGTCGGGCATTCGCTCGGATTACCACACGGGCACGACATGGGCGCCGCAGGGCTGCACGCCGGTGGTGGAAGCGACAGGCAGGCGTTTCTCGCTGAACATGATTTCGGCGGTCAGTGCTCAGGGCGAGTTCCGCTTCATGGTGCATGAGGGAGCCGTCACCGCTGTCGTCTTCCCAGAGTTTCTCACTCGCCTGATGCTCGGCGCACGCGAGCCGGTGTTCCTCGTAGTCGACGGCCATCCGATTCACAAGGCCAAGCTGGTCCAGGATTTCGTGAAGGCGCAGGAAGGACGACTGAAGCTGTTCTTTCTGCCGCCTTACTCGCCGCACCTGAACCCTGACGAGCAAGTTTGGGCGCACGTGAAGCGCAGCGTCTCCAAACGTCTCGTGCAGTCCAAAGACGAAATGAAGCGATTGGCTATCGGTGCTCTGCGCCGCATCCAGAAGTTGCCTGCGCTGGTGAAGTCCTTCTTTCGCCAGCCCGAATGTCAATATGCCTCTATGTGA